A genomic region of Phragmites australis chromosome 2, lpPhrAust1.1, whole genome shotgun sequence contains the following coding sequences:
- the LOC133908673 gene encoding uncharacterized protein LOC133908673: MATTGPYNAAKVEEKHEPMRPLALPSPTVHPATTNDAADEEAAATTRRWRSMQYLRKRRCLLCCCGCCTTSVVILGIVILVLALTVFRVKDPILTMNRVTLEGVDGDLGTQQHPVSVNATLNADISIKNPNVASFRFARSETDFYYAGETVGVAYAPDGEVGADRTLRMNVTLDVLADRISPNVNITDLIFGQDYNLTSYTEITGRVNLLGIYKRDLDIKMNCSITLEVGAFTTVQSKTTDCVANVS; the protein is encoded by the coding sequence ATGGCAACCACAGGGCCGTACAACGCCGCCAAGGTGGAGGAGAAGCACGAGCCGATGAGGCCGCTCGCCCTCCCGTCCCCGACCGTCCACCCGGCGACGACCAACGACGCCGCggacgaggaggcggccgcGACCACCAGGCGCTGGCGCTCCATGCAGTACCTCCGCAAGCGCAGGTGCCTGCTctgctgctgcggctgctgcACCACCTCCGTGGTCATCCTGGGCATCGTCATCCTCGTGCTCGCGCTCACCGTGTTCAGGGTCAAGGACCCCATCCTCACCATGAACCGCGTCACGCTGGAGGGCGTCGACGGCGATCTCGGCACCCAGCAGCACCCGGTGTCCGTGAACGCCACGCTCAACGCGGACATCTCCATCAAGAACCCCAACGTGGCCTCGTTCAGGTTCGCGCGGAGCGAGACGGACTTCTACTACGCCGGGGAGACGGTCGGCGTGGCGTACGCGCCCGACGGCGAAGTCGGCGCCGACCGCACCTTGCGCATGAACGTCACGCTCGACGTGCTCGCCGACCGCATCTCGCCCAACGTCAACATAACCGACCTCATCTTCGGACAGGACTACAACCTGACGAGCTACACGGAGATCACCGGGAGGGTGAACCTTCTTGGCATCTACAAGAGGGACCTCGACATCAAGATGAACTGCTCCATCACGCTGGAGGTGGGGGCCTTCACCACCGTGCAGAGTAAAACCACGGACTGCGTTGCAAACGTCAGCTGA
- the LOC133908671 gene encoding UDP-glycosyltransferase 1-like gives MTTPDGCHDEQPKKLVVIYSPPAMIGHLVSTVELGKLLAEHGLKVTIALGGQADDHKAAGSTTANPLLEGVGAAHSDLSVHRLPQITRPSHVPAHDHVAQAFELARASTTDLRDFLRSTSPAALLLDFFCGSAVDVGAELGIPTYFFFTSGVAGLAFLLYQPVIHGQTTLNLRDLGGDLLHAPGLPPVPADHLAEAVLDRNSLSSRHFRALSEQLNNSQGVIVNSFRSLEPRATGAIVAGLCTPPGRRAPPLHCIGPLIKSEVGAKRHECLVWLDAQPKASVVFLCFGSLGRFSAEQTKHVARGLEMSGQRFLWVVRRPPGDDDEQQPDPDLDWTGSALLPEGFLARTKDRGLVVRSWAPQREVLAHSAVGGFVTHCGWNSVLEAVVGGVPMLAWPMYAEQRMNKVFLVEEMRLAVAVEGYDKEMVKDEEVAEKVRWLMESDGGAELRQRTWAAMRQAKEALCDGGESKIALLELVRHWKMLAWTGEWRKGRTQTR, from the coding sequence ATGACGACCCCAGATGGTTGCCATGATGAGCAGCCGAAGAAGCTGGTGGTCATCTACTCCCCGCCAGCGATGATCGGCCACCTGGTCTCCACGGTGGAGCTCGGAAAGCTGCTCGCAGAGCACGGTCTCAAGGTCACCATCGCCCTCGGCGGGCAGGCTGACGATCACAAGGCCGCCGGCAGCACCACAGCTAATCCTCTTCTCGAAGGCGTCGGGGCCGCCCACTCCGATCTCTCTGTGCACCGCCTACCTCAGATCACGCGCCCGAGCCACGTGCCAGCCCATGACCACGTGGCGCAGGCCTTCGAGCTCGCTCGCGCCTCTACCACTGACCTCCGTGACTTCCTCCGctccacctcccctgcagccCTCCTCCTCGACTTCTTCTGCGGCAGCGCCGTGGACGTCGGCGCCGAGCTCGGCATCCCGACGTACTTCTTCTTCACCTCTGGCGTCGCCGGCCTCGCCTTCTTGTTATATCAGCCGGTCATCCATGGACAGACCACTCTGAACCTCCGAGACCTCGGTGGCGACCTTCTGCACGCGCCGGGCCTCCCTCCGGTACCGGCAGATCACCTAGCCGAGGCTGTCCTCGACCGCAACAGCCTTTCCAGCAGGCACTTCCGCGCCTTGTCCGAACAGTTGAACAACTCCCAAGGCGTCATCGTGAACAGCTTCCGCTCCCTGGAGCCACGCGCCACGGGCGCCATCGTGGCCGGCCTGTGCACGCCCCCCGGGCGTCGAGCTCCACCGCTGCACTGCATCGGTCCACTGATAAAGTCGGAGGTCGGCGCAAAAAGGCACGAGTGCCTCGTGTGGCTCGACGCCCAGCCGAAGGCCAGCGTGGTGTTCCTCTGTTTCGGCAGCTTGGGCCGGTTCAGCGCAGAGCAGACGAAGCATGTGGCGCGCGGGCTGGAGATGAGCGGGCAACGGTTCCTGTGGGTCGTGCGCCGCCCGCCTGGCGATGACGACGAGCAGCAGCCGGACCCCGACCTTGACTGGACCGGTTCGGCGCTCCTCCCGGAAGGCTTCCTGGCCCGCACCAAGGACAGGGGGCTGGTCGTCAGGTCGTGGGCGCCGCAGCGCGAGGTGCTGGCCCACAGCGCTGTGGGCGGGTTCGTGACGCACTGCGGGTGGAACTCGGTGCTGGAGGCCGTCGTGGGCGGGGTGCCGATGCTTGCGTGGCCGATGTACGCCGAGCAACGgatgaacaaggtgttcttGGTGGAGGAGATGCGGCTGGCCGTGGCTGTGGAAGGGTACGACAAGGAGATGGTCAaggacgaggaggtggcggagAAGGTGAGATGGCTGATGGAGTCAGACGGTGGCGCGGAGCTCCGGCAGAGAACGTGGGCTGCCATGCGGCAGGCGAAGGAGGCGCTGTGCGACGGCGGCGAGTCTAAGATTGCACTGTTGGAGCTTGTAAGACATTGGAAAATGCTGGCGTGGACGGGTGAATGGCGTAAAGGACGAACACAAACTAGATGA
- the LOC133908672 gene encoding anthocyanidin 5,3-O-glucosyltransferase-like, whose product MKDTGQSCRPERLHKTARPCQESESTMEPGRRVVLYAGLGVGHLTPMVELAKLFLCRGLAVIIAVPTRPGPASVASLAAANPSVSFHLLPPPPYPDPDPSQFVRMLDTFRLCAPSLLALLRSLPSVAALVVDMFCAHAVDVAAALNVPAYIYWTSSARAFASFLHLPYYYSKTASSLGDMGKALLHFPGVPPIAASDMPSTEQDREGRAYKARTALYARVAQATGVLLNTFEWLEARAVKALREGACVPDRPTPPVYCVGPLVAAGTSEAGESERHACLAWLDAQPDRSVVFLCFGSVGAFSVTQLKEIARGLETSGHRFLWVVRSPLQDPSKFIEPRPEPDLEELLPDGFLKRTRERGLVVSSWAPQAEVLHHGATGAFVTHCGWNSALEGVTVGVPLLCWPQYAEQRLNKVLIVEEMKVGVVMQGYDEELVSAEEVEAKVRLVMESEEGKRLRERLAVAREKAADALMDGGPSRLAFDQFLKDLGRSK is encoded by the coding sequence ATGAAAGATACGGGTCAAAGCTGCCGGCCGGAACGACTCCACAAAACAGCACGGCCGTGCCAAGAAAGCGAGAGCACGATGGAACCCGGCCGCCGCGTTGTGCTGTACGCCGGCTTGGGCGTGGGCCACCTGACCCCCATGGTGGAGCTCGCCAAGCTCTTCCTCTGCCGCGGCCTCGCCGTCATCATCGCCGTCCCGACCAGGCCCGGTCCCGCCTCCGTTGccagcctcgccgccgccaaccCCTCCGTCTCCTTCCACCTCCTCCCGCCCCCGCCCTATCCCGACCCGGATCCGAGCCAGTTCGTGCGCATGCTCGACACGTTCCGGCTGTGCGCGCCCTccctcctcgcgctcctccGATCGCTCCCCTCCGTTGCCGCGCTCGTCGTCGACATGTTCTGCGCCCACGCCGTCGATGTCGCCGCCGCGCTCAACGTCCCCGCGTACATCTACTGGACCTCGTCCGCCCGCGCCTTCGCTTCCTTCCTCCACCTCCCTTACTACTACTCCAAGACGGCCAGCTCCCTCGGCGACATGGGCAAGGCGCTCCTTCACTTCCCTGGCGTCCCGCCGATCGCGGCATCGGACATGCCGTCCACGGAGCAGGACAGGGAGGGCAGGGCGTACAAGGCGCGGACCGCGCTGTACGCACGCGTCGCTCAGGCGACCGGCGTGCTGCTCAACACCTTCGAGTGGCTGGAGGCGAGGGCCGTGAAGGCGCTTCGGGAGGGCGCCTGCGTCCCGGACCGCCCGACGCCGCCGGTGTACTGCGTCGGGCCGTTGGTGGCGGCAGGCACATCCGAGGCGGGCGAATCGGAGCGGCACGCGTGCCTCGCATGGCTAGACGCGCAGCCGGACCGCAGCGTTGTGTTCCTCTGCTTCGGCAGTGTGGGCGCCTTCTCGGTGACGCAGCTGAAAGAGATAGCCCGCGGGTTGGAGACCTCCGGCCACCGGTTTCTGTGGGTCGTACGTAGCCCACTTCAGGACCCGAGCAAATTCATCGAGCCGCGACCGGAGCCGGACCTTGAGGAGCTGCTTCCCGATGGGTTCTTGAAGAGGACGCGGGAGCGTGGGCTGGTAGTGTCCTCGTGGGCACCGCAGGCTGAGGTGCTGCATCACGGCGCGACCGGCGCTTTCGTGACTCACTGCGGCTGGAACTCGGCGCTGGAGGGCGTCACGGTGGGGGTGCCATTGCTGTGCTGGCCGCAGTACGCGGAGCAGAGGCTGAACAAGGTGCTCATCGTGGAGGAGATGAAGGTTGGGGTGGTGATGCAGGGCTACGACGAGGAGCTGGTGagcgcggaggaggtggaggcgaagGTGAGGCTGGTGATGGAGTCCGAGGAAGGCAAGAGGCTCCGGGAGAGGCTGGCGgtggcgagggagaaggccgcGGATGCCCTCATGGACGGCGGGCCGTCGCGGCTGGCGTTTGACCAGTTTCTGAAGGATTTGGGGAGGTCCAAGTGA
- the LOC133908669 gene encoding anthocyanidin 5,3-O-glucosyltransferase-like, whose amino-acid sequence MKQTVVLYPGGGVGHVGPMTQLAKFFLEHGYDVTMVLLEPPIKSSDSNASFIERVAASNPSITFHVLPPIPPPDFASFTKHPFLLVLELMRQYNEKLESFLCSIPRERLHSLVIDMFCTQAIDVATKLGVPVYTFFASGAGTLAVLTQLPTLLAGRQTGLKELGDMPLEFLGVPPMPASHLIRELLEDPEDEMCKTMMNIWKRNMDTHGVLVNTFYSLESRAVQAFRDPLCAPGQVLPPVYCIGPLTGKGATDEEKAERHECLAWLDAQPERSVVFLCWGSKGTLPEEQLKEIAIGLEKSGQRFLWVVRTPAGSDDPKRYLEQRSEPDFDVLLPEGFLERTKDQGLVIKSWAPQVDVLNHPATGAFVTHCGWNSALEAITAGVPMLCWPLGAEQKMNKVFLTEDMGVGVEMEGYKTGFIKAEEIGAKVRLALESEEGRELRKRAVELKKESDGALEDGGSSREGFLQFLSDVKNLRE is encoded by the coding sequence atgaagcagaccgTCGTTCTGTaccccggcggcggcgtcggccaCGTCGGCCCCATGACGCAGCTCGCcaagttcttcctcgagcatggCTACGACGTCACCATGGTGCTCCTCGAGCCGCCCATCAAGTCGTCCGACTCCAACGCCAGCTTCATCGAGCGCGTCGCGGCCTCCAACCCGTCCATCACCTTCCATGTACTCCCGCCGATCCCACCACCTGACTTCGCCAGCTTCACCAAGCACCCTTTCCTGCTCGTGCTTGAGTTGATGCGCCAGTACAACGAGAAACTCGAGAGCTTTCTCTGCTCCATCCCCCGGGAGCGCTTGCACTCCCTTGTCATCGATATGTTCTGTACCCAGGCCATCGACGTCGCCACCAAGCTGGGCGTCCCCGTCTACACGTTCTTCGCCTCGGGCGCCGGAACTCTGGCCGTCCTGACGCAGTTGCCGACCCTGCTTGCTGGTAGGCAAACTGGCTTGAAGGAGCTTGGGGACATGCCCCTCGAGTTTCTTGGGGTTCCGCCGATGCCGGCGTCCCATCTCATCAGGGAACTGCTCGAGGATCCGGAGGACGAGATGTGCAAGACCATGATGAACATATGGAAGCGCAACATGGACACCCATGGCGTTCTGGTCAACACGTTCTATTCGTTGGAGAGTCGGGCCGTGCAGGCGTTCAGGGATCCCCTTTGCGCCCCCGGCCAGGTGCTGCCTCCGGTCTATTGCATCGGCCCGTTGACTGGCAAGGGCGCGACGGACGAAGAGAAAGCGGAGAGGCACGAGTGCCTCGCGTGGCTTGACGCGCAGCCGGAGCGCAGCGTCGTGTTCCTTTGCTGGGGAAGCAAGGGCACGCTACCCGAGGAGCAGCTCAAGGAGATCGCCATTGGCCTGGAAAAGTCTGGGCAACGGTTCCTGTGGGTTGTTCGCACGCCGGCCGGCAGCGACGACCCGAAGAGATACTTGGAGCAACGCTCCGAGCCAGACTTCGACGTGCTCCTGCCGGAGGGATTCTTGGAGCGGACCAAGGACCAGGGTCTCGTCATCAAGTCATGGGCACCGCAGGTGGATGTACTCAACCACCCAGCGACAGGCGCGTTCGTGACCCACTGTGGGTGGAACTCGGCGCTAGAGGCAATCACGGCGGGTGTGCCGATGCTGTGTTGGCCATTGGGTGCAGAGCAGAAGATGAACAAGGTGTTCCTGACCGAGGACATGGGCGTCGGGGTGGAGATGGAGGGGTACAAGACAGGTTTCATCAAGGCCGAGGAGATAGGAGCGAAGGTGAGGTTGGCGTTGGAGTccgaggaggggagggagctTAGGAAACGAGCTGTGGAGCTGAAAAAAGAATCCGATGGTGCGCTGGAGGACGGTGGCTCATCGCGAGAgggatttcttcaattcttgtcGGATGTTAAGAATCTTAGAGAATAG